The Bacillus sp. Bos-x628 genome segment CATAAAAACGCTTGTTTCCCATTAAGAGAAACAAGAGACGTTGGTTTTATAAAAATAATCGCTGGATGTCATTCCACGTGACGACAAGCATTAACAGCATGAGGAAAGCTACACCAATAAATACAACAAGTGCCTCTTTCTCACGATTCATTGGTTTGCCGCGAATAGCTTCGACGAATAGGAACAATAACCGTCCTCCATCTAATGCCGGGATTGGTAATAAGTTCACGATCCCTAAGTTGATACTAAGGAAAGCAGCAAACTGCATTAATGTTAATGCTCCTTGTTTGGCAACTTCGCCTGTCATGTCATATATACCGACAGGACCCGATAGCATATCAAGTGAAAATTGTCCTGTGACAATTTTTTGCAAGTTCGTTAAAATGAGACCAGCAGTGGATACAACAGTCATTCCTGAAGATGAGATGACTTTCAAGAATCCATTTTCCGTTGGCGGATACGATCCAAAACGGCCAATAGTCTTTCCTTCTGTCTTCACTGCTTCTGGTACAACTTGTACAGTACTTTCTTTGCCATTTCGGTCAATGACGACATTTATTTTTTTCTCAGGGTTCTTTTGAACGGTTTGAACGATCTCTGTCCAAGAATTCATTTTATCCCCGTTAATCGAAGCAATATGATCGCCCTCCATGAGCCCAGCCTTTGCCGCACGACCATCTTGCGTCAGTTTTCCGAGTACAGGTTCATCCACCGTCACACCTTGAATAAATCCAAGAGCAACTAAAATCACGTATGCCAAGATAAAGTTCATGATCGGCCCAGCAGCGATGGCTTTAATACGCTGCCATACTGTTTTTGAACCGAATTGACGATTATATGGGGCAATTTGAATTTCTTCACCATCTGCAATATAGAAGCTTGTTTGACTCACATTGTAGCCTGTCAATATGTCTTCTTTTCCAGCTTCATACCCTGAGATTCTCATGGCATGATCTAAATCAATTTGCTCAACTTCAATGACTAGAGCATCAGGGTATTTCTCTTTATTATTTAAAATGATTTTTTCTACTTCATTTTGCTCATTAAATAAGAGCCCCACTGTATGACCTGGTTTAATTTCAATAACTTCAGGATCCTCTCCAGCCATTTTGACAAATCCACCGATTGGCAGAAGCCTAATGGTATAAACGGTTTCTTTTCGTTTAAAGGAAAAAATCTTCGGTCCAAAACCAATTGCGAACTCGCGGCACAAAATGCCTGCGCGCTGCGCCATAATTAAATGGCCAAGCTCGTGGAAAAAAACGAGCGTTCCAAAAATAATAATAAACGCAATCACTGTATTCACGAACATACCACCTTATGTGAGGATTGATTGAACAAAGTCTCGTGTATCTTTGTCCACTTCATGGATTTCTTGCAAACTAGGCTTTGAAATCACATGGTGTCTGATCAGTGCCTTTTCAATCAGTTC includes the following:
- the rseP gene encoding RIP metalloprotease RseP, which gives rise to MFVNTVIAFIIIFGTLVFFHELGHLIMAQRAGILCREFAIGFGPKIFSFKRKETVYTIRLLPIGGFVKMAGEDPEVIEIKPGHTVGLLFNEQNEVEKIILNNKEKYPDALVIEVEQIDLDHAMRISGYEAGKEDILTGYNVSQTSFYIADGEEIQIAPYNRQFGSKTVWQRIKAIAAGPIMNFILAYVILVALGFIQGVTVDEPVLGKLTQDGRAAKAGLMEGDHIASINGDKMNSWTEIVQTVQKNPEKKINVVIDRNGKESTVQVVPEAVKTEGKTIGRFGSYPPTENGFLKVISSSGMTVVSTAGLILTNLQKIVTGQFSLDMLSGPVGIYDMTGEVAKQGALTLMQFAAFLSINLGIVNLLPIPALDGGRLLFLFVEAIRGKPMNREKEALVVFIGVAFLMLLMLVVTWNDIQRLFL